Sequence from the Panicum virgatum strain AP13 chromosome 5N, P.virgatum_v5, whole genome shotgun sequence genome:
CACAACACATGTAACCACTCAAAACATTCCGCTCGGCACAATAATTACAACCAACATCATTCACTTGCAAACAATACATAGAATAGATGAGATAATTGATTCGATAAATAAGCATCAATGCATCATACTAGCAGGTTGTCTCCACCCAAACGACAGATGCATGCATCGTATTGTCACTATCTCCATTAGACATCACCTGACCACACCACACATGCAGACTCGTTCAGGAGTGTATCCAGCCGTCCGGGCGTAGCGGAGCCGGGGCGTCGCAGCATGCGGCACCACCGGCCACCGCACaccgggcggcgcgcgcggcgctggcGGGTGGCGGCCTGGCGGCTGGCGCAGAGGCACGCAGAGGTCGGTCGTCGCCCGTGCGGAGAGGATGCATGGCGCTCCTGCACTGGTGAGTGGCGGCGCTGGGAGCCTGGGAGATACCGAGGCGCGAGTGGCGGCTGGGACTGGGAGCCTGGGACTCGAGGAGGACGGGGCGGGTGGGTTGGCTGGTTGGGGATTAGAGTTTGCCGATTTTGGGCCAGGCTGAGATGAAATCGCGGGGAGGTCGGGAGGCGCTTGGGCTGTGGGCATTGGGATTAATTGGTCTACAGGCTAAAAACGGGAATAACTGACGGGAATTCCTGTATAAAATACGGTAATCgcgaaaacggtcgggaaaagaCCTTTCCTGTTTCCGTTCCTGTTCCTGCcgatttttttctgttttttttgttcttgtttttttgcCGAAACAATATACGATCGGTTTTTACGGAATACAGCGCAAgtcgggacgggattttcccgtcccgttttcaaccctacaaACATAGACGAATCCCTCCCACGATCTCGGTGGGGAGTCGGCGGCAGTGCAGATGGGCAGAGCCGCTCCCGGAACCACCGGATCAGAGCTTGTCGATGAGCACGCTATGTCCCGGAGCTTGTAGATTTTGCTCATATACAGTAGCAGCCTAGCCATTCCGGTAACGGAATTAGAGCACACCATGTCACCGTGTTCGTCTGTACCCTGCCATTGTTCATCGCCGTCTCGATCTAGAACCGAAGCCAGATGAAATACGTATAAGgtagttgattttttttgttacagAAAACAAACGCCATTTCTTCCATACATAGAGCTGTCGCTCCAATCATCAACATTTAAGCTTTCGAATTCTGTTCCTGGACCATTTATCCGCTCCCCAAACTTGTGAACAGCAGGATTGGAAATCTCTAATAAACCTAGCAAGTACAGAATGATTACAAACCCTGTTGAGTGTAGACTGTGATGAACGCAAAATACAGTATCAAATTTCTGAAGGAAATTAAATGAAAATGAATGGATGCTGGTAGGCCATGACTACAAACCATTCAATACTTGCATCAATTCATTATAAATTTATTTCAGTATTGAATGGTTTGCACTTGTCCTTGTACATCGTTTCATAGACTGCTTTGCACATCAGCAAATGGGAGTCATTAATTTAACCGCCTCCCATGACATAATTTGGAGAACCAAGAGGGAagacctttctttgttttttttcgaaaaagcATGCAAGGCCTTACGTTTGGATGAAATGAAAGCTTGCTGAAATACTAGCAGAATTCAGAATTTCagatcaatgtttcaaaatatgCTTATAGCCTATAGCAACATTCAGATCTTCAGTCACTGGTTGGACAATTGGAGTCCCTAAACCATCCATCGTCTCATGGTGAACTTAAATTAACATTGATAGTAGTTTATACATGCAAAAGATCAAACGCACAGCTAAATTCTGATTGCTGCCTGGTCCCCTACGCTGTTGCGACCAGCTGTTTGCCGGAGGAACTCGCTGCTGGAGAAGGGGTGGAGTTTGCAGCAGCGTGGCCAAGTTTGTCGATGCGAACCTTCAGGATAGGTTCCTCGCCGGAGGCGTTCTGCGCCATCTTCGGCGTGACCGCAAGGAACAAGCCCTGCTCCACGGCCGCGAAGCCGCCGGACAGATTACTGCTCTCCACGGACGCGAGCATCGCCATGATCCCGTTACCCCGTGTATCGTCCGCCCCGAGCTTGCACTTGAACTGGGGGACGCCagccgccgcgtcgccgttCGCCCTCACGCACACCACGGACACGCATGTCGCCGGGCCGAGCGCGGAGGAGGACACGAGGAACACGCACCTGTCCTCCTGGCCGACGAGGACGTGCAGGCCCTGCGGCGGACGCGGCACTTCGATGCTGTACGGCTTCCCGTAGCTCACGTCGGTGACGGGCCAGGACGGGTGGTCCGCGCGGAAGTGCTCGAGCAGCCTCGGCGTCGAGGTGAAGGCGCCGCAGCCGGGGTCCGGGCAGTAGCAGGGCGCCCACGGGCACGCGCGTTCGTGGTCCCTGGCCTGGTAGAAGACGACGTAGCTCGCGCACCCGTGCTCCTTGAACCAGCACGGCAGCTTGGCGTCGCGCACGAAGGCGTCCACGTCGGCGCAGGCGGCGtaggtggcggcgccgccgcacgcctggGCATGGCTCACCCGGCAGGTTTCGCACACGATGTGCCCGGCCTCGCACTACAGTTCGATAAAAATCAAACATTTTGTTTCACGGAGACGATAGATAAATTTGAGCAGATTAAGATTTGTTTGCAGCCTACGAACAGATCAGTGATCAGTGCAGACTCACCTTGAACGTCGGAGGTTTGAGGGGAAGCAGGCAAGCTCGGCAGTGGAACAAGGTGAGTCCCATTCTCAAATTGTCGAGCTGCGGCTCCTCCATGACTTCCGTCGCCGCCacagccccggcgccgccgccttggccaacttcttcctctagctcttCTCCTCTTCGCCCTTCTTCTGGCAGCTCGCGCTTGACCACGGCGGTGGGCGAGGCCTGCCCTCTCTGCTTCTTGCTGCTTTGGGCGTGCTCGCCGTTGCCCAGTGGCGATCCCCTCTTGGGCTGCTCAGCCATCTCCTCCGAGGCTGAGAGGCTCCGATCCTCTCGAGCTCCAAGAACTGGAGTGGAGTGGAGGACTAGCGGTGGACCGTGAACGAAAGTCACGAAATGAGGCTTTCACCTGTGTGTGACACGCTCCTGTTACTTCGGCCGCCGATACGCCGACTGGGAAGGCAGCTAGTTGGCTCTTCGTCAATGccgaatcttttttttttaagaaccgTCAATGCCGAATCTTGAAGGACAAGTACAGTACAGTGCATATAGCTGGTGTCGCTGATGTTTTTATCACAAACAGACAACTGAACAGACTGTTAGCACAATGAGCTATGTGTTTAGTAGCCTGCAGGGTGATTATTTTATCTTTTAACACACAAAATCATAGTGATCTAGTAGATAACTGATCTTCTTACCTATTTTGTTGCATAGATGAGAGAATGCATAATGCATTCAAATAATTCGCATGAAGCTTATATCTATAACATATTAAATTATAAAATGTATATAAACATTAATTCGCATAGCTCTTCGTAGCAAATTTTAAGCCACCTATAACACAATAAATCATAAAAGGCATACAAACTAACAGAAAACATAGCAAACTTATTTTTTTCATATTCCAcacaaagaaaaaagatgaaaagagtggttttgccattttattaTTCTTTTGTAATTTACTAGACATCAATTTTCAGTAAATAAGAAATACAttgaaaaaatcagaaaaaacaTTTCTTAAGAGTAAAGGTTACAATTTTGAAATGCAAATCTAAAAAGGAGTCTAACAAACTTTGTTTCACATTATGTTGGATCAATACATAATTTAATATGTATTTAAACACCCAAGCACaaataaatctatagataaaaacacatggcagtagcaTGGGTattcatattttttaaatataaagcATAACAAGACAGattcaacaaaacaagtttaagATCATTTGACCTATATTTATTTCACCATGAATTTCAGAAAATCATAAACACATAAGTATTACTAAGCATCCCTTGCTTGCTAGCTTGTACTTATCATCTTCCTTCCTGTCGGGTTTCAAAGCGGATGGCGCAGGGGAGGGACTGAGGGAGTCAGGGACATGGACGCGGGTGACGGGTATCCATGGTGCTCATGCTCAGTTCTCCTCCTTACCTATAGTGCTCATGTTTGAGTCGTCGGAGAAGAAAGGGGATGGGGTGAGGAAAATGGTGCCCCCGCACGGGATCCTTCAAGTCGTCGACGGGCAGTATCGACCCGTACAACGCGTGGCTGCGTTGTCCGCTCGCCTGGGAGCACGCACCCACATTGTAGACAAAATAGTCGATGACTCTATTCTCTCTCTTTGTTTAATTGCCGATGAAAAGACTTATTTAGGGGGATCGAGACAAAACGGACCTCGGCTGATCGTTGCACATGCCCTAAGAGATCAGATGAAGAGGAGGGTCAGGAGGGTCACGACTGGTGCagttcctttcaaaaaaaaatttaagagaATCTTgcaaataaaatatattaaacTTTTTTACGGATATGTTGTACAAAATGAACTTAATTAATCCACATGTAGTGAATGGTTACTATAGAATCACTGTTGTagatcatggattaagtagatttattagattcgtctcgcgatttccaaCTCAACTgtataaaaaaatttgtaaacataacatattttatttaatactcctaaacaGTAAGGTTTTCTTTGATGTAATGGGTGTAAAAGTTTCGGCCCTAAAAATTTTACCCCCGTCACATCAAAGAAAATTTtgctatttaaaaatattaaataaattatagttataaattttttaacatagatgagttgtaaatcgcgagacgaatctaattatcTTGCTacttagaagtattaaataaattatagttacaaaattttttatatagatgagttgtaaatcgcgagacgaatctaattatcctacataattcatgatttgcagcAGTGATGCTACATTAGCCATCCGCTAATCATATATCAATATACCTcaatagattcgtcttgcgatttacaatccatccgtgAAAAATGTTTTATacacatattttatttaatactcctaaatagCCAGATTCACTTTCAAAAGACTTTTAGGGAAGGAATTAAACATAAAGTTCATGTACAAAACTATTTGCGGAACCTCTAATCTATTTCTTAAGATGAATTTAACGACTTATATTAATCTATAATAAGCAAATAATTACTGTAATATCGCCGAAACAAATTgtaaattaattagacttattagattcgtctcgcaaaataGCCTAGAAATTATGGAATAGATTTATCAGTAATCTACGTTTAACACTCTTAAATATCAGTATTCCAGAAGGCTATCTTTTAACTTACCGGATCCAAACAGTCGCTCTGTTCAGCTAGCTTGTCAGTCAGCCAGCtagcaatatttttctctcacattaaATCAGCATTAGTCACCAGACAATATCCAGCCAGCAATATTTTTCTAAATCAACACCTGCTACCAGTCATAAGTCATAACTAGCCGAATAAAGCGAGTACCATTATTTGCCTGCGCCTCCGAGGGCACCCACCTCCTCCTGTCTTCAACACTCACAGCAAGCATGTATGTTGCGAAATCATGACTTGTCATTAGTGCCATCTTGCAAGATACTCGTATCACAAGTGGTTTGTGGCCGTGAGGCTAATCGTATCGCGGTCGTTTCGTTTGGTCGTGCTCTTGGTTTTTTTTTCGCTTATAATTCAAGTGGTTTCAAATGTAACTAGTGTCAGTGTGGCGGAAGATGTGTCCTGTCTGAGAATGTAGTATGAGTTGTATTATTGACTGATCTTGcttgaggaaaaaaaaaaggggccCAATCTTATGGAGACGGACCATTAGGCCTATAGAAAGAAAGCCCAGTCCATGATAATTTCAATGGTTGTCTTCTTCACAGTTCAGGCACGAAATTGCTGCCCCGGTGATGCTGTCATTGATGCCCCGTCATCTTCATCGTGTAATTGCACGGTGTAGTATAAGTTATTTTTTAATTGAAGTTGATCAAGTAGTCATAACCCCAACGCACCAAACGCACAAAGCACCAGTGTCGCACGTATAATTGCGCGGCTGGTTGAAACTTACATAGTTTGAATCAATGGAAATAGGCGTATATCCCGCGCATTTGCATGCCGTTGTATCATTACTTAAAGAAATACTATTTTTACCATTTATTATCCTGCTCATTATCATAAATTGATTAAAA
This genomic interval carries:
- the LOC120674530 gene encoding E3 ubiquitin-protein ligase SINA-like 3, whose protein sequence is MAEQPKRGSPLGNGEHAQSSKKQRGQASPTAVVKRELPEEGRRGEELEEEVGQGGGAGAVAATEVMEEPQLDNLRMGLTLFHCRACLLPLKPPTFKCEAGHIVCETCRVSHAQACGGAATYAACADVDAFVRDAKLPCWFKEHGCASYVVFYQARDHERACPWAPCYCPDPGCGAFTSTPRLLEHFRADHPSWPVTDVSYGKPYSIEVPRPPQGLHVLVGQEDRCVFLVSSSALGPATCVSVVCVRANGDAAAGVPQFKCKLGADDTRGNGIMAMLASVESSNLSGGFAAVEQGLFLAVTPKMAQNASGEEPILKVRIDKLGHAAANSTPSPAASSSGKQLVATA